One stretch of Aigarchaeota archaeon DNA includes these proteins:
- a CDS encoding MoaD/ThiS family protein translates to MEVAVKKKEVVVKFMGVLRDTAGPEMSVTIKDDSRISDVLQEVQKKLEPLMDRDLLIKVLRHSRLVLNGVYAPDEAKINPGDVLMIISPAAGG, encoded by the coding sequence TTGGAGGTAGCTGTTAAAAAAAAGGAAGTTGTTGTTAAGTTCATGGGTGTTTTAAGGGACACTGCAGGCCCAGAGATGTCAGTAACTATTAAGGATGATTCGAGGATATCGGATGTTTTGCAGGAAGTTCAAAAAAAGCTCGAACCATTGATGGATAGGGATTTATTGATTAAGGTATTGAGGCATTCTAGGCTCGTGTTGAATGGTGTTTACGCGCCCGACGAGGCGAAGATAAATCCAGGCGACGTTTTGATGATAATAAGCCCTGCTGCCGGAGGATGA
- a CDS encoding aldehyde ferredoxin oxidoreductase family protein, with product MSETILKVDLTKGSIAKETVDPNILKKFMGSKGLAAYYLFNEIPPRVPAFSAENKVAIMCGPLVGTVAPSSVKFCVATKSPLTGGWTDGYASGTWADMLRAAGYYGIIIGGIAEKPTYLYIEDDKVELRDASDLWGASTYETIRLLKERHRSDIEPTVLTIGPAAEKLALITSIIAEYRAAGRGGVASVLGFKKLKAIVVKGHKEVKVANPEKLEEMAKAAREKLIKNPITGVRGRHQQMGTSNIVLGVNAAGALPTRNFQTGVFEYAEDISGESFRDTLWMGGSRRRPCPRCINQCTHLAVIESGRWAGIVDEGPDYENLVMLGSNCGVADKNTIATAEFLSDFYGLDGISLGNTIGFLMECFEKGLITKEDTDGVNLRFGNEDALIEAIVRGGTVTGKLGKLVAMGVRRASDVIGQGSQKFAMHVKGLEMPAYDPRAAFGMGLCYARSDRGACHLRPWTFGAECLGLAPRETPYLPYETQGKGAWVKTLNDVFAAVDCTGVCLFITFGIDAVGDIVPMVNAATGFNYTNEEYIKIGERASNLTRAFWFRETGDFGRDYDTLPWRCLHEPLPSGPAKGNTVPLEPMLNDYYKAAGWDANGKPTKAKLQELGLEFAIDKIY from the coding sequence ATGTCAGAAACAATTTTAAAAGTAGATTTAACAAAAGGGAGCATCGCTAAGGAGACTGTTGATCCAAACATTCTTAAGAAATTTATGGGCAGCAAAGGACTTGCTGCCTACTATCTATTTAACGAGATACCGCCGAGAGTTCCTGCATTCAGCGCGGAAAACAAGGTAGCTATAATGTGCGGTCCTTTGGTGGGAACAGTTGCGCCCAGTTCTGTAAAGTTCTGTGTAGCAACGAAATCACCACTTACGGGAGGTTGGACCGACGGCTACGCGAGTGGAACATGGGCTGACATGTTAAGAGCTGCAGGTTACTATGGCATAATAATCGGAGGCATAGCTGAGAAGCCAACTTACCTTTACATAGAAGACGACAAGGTTGAGCTAAGGGATGCGTCAGACCTTTGGGGCGCCAGCACCTACGAGACAATAAGACTATTGAAGGAGAGGCATCGTTCAGACATAGAGCCTACGGTTTTGACGATAGGTCCTGCAGCTGAGAAGTTAGCACTCATAACGAGTATCATAGCTGAGTACAGGGCTGCAGGTCGTGGTGGTGTCGCCAGCGTTCTAGGCTTCAAAAAGCTAAAGGCCATAGTCGTAAAGGGTCACAAAGAAGTGAAGGTTGCAAACCCAGAGAAGTTAGAGGAGATGGCCAAAGCAGCTAGGGAGAAACTGATAAAGAACCCGATAACTGGTGTGAGGGGAAGACACCAGCAGATGGGTACCTCGAACATAGTATTAGGTGTGAACGCAGCGGGCGCCCTTCCAACTAGGAACTTCCAGACAGGCGTATTCGAATATGCTGAGGACATAAGCGGCGAGAGTTTCAGGGACACACTATGGATGGGAGGTAGCAGGAGGAGGCCATGTCCAAGATGCATAAACCAGTGCACGCACCTCGCCGTCATAGAGAGCGGGAGGTGGGCAGGAATAGTGGATGAAGGTCCTGACTACGAGAACCTCGTCATGCTCGGCTCAAACTGCGGCGTTGCAGACAAGAACACGATAGCAACAGCAGAATTCCTTTCTGACTTTTACGGTCTTGACGGCATATCTTTAGGCAACACGATAGGCTTCTTGATGGAGTGTTTCGAGAAGGGTCTGATAACTAAGGAAGATACCGATGGTGTAAACCTTAGGTTTGGTAACGAAGATGCGTTAATAGAGGCAATTGTCAGAGGAGGAACTGTCACGGGCAAGCTTGGTAAACTCGTGGCGATGGGTGTGAGAAGGGCATCGGACGTGATAGGCCAAGGATCGCAGAAGTTCGCAATGCATGTCAAAGGATTAGAGATGCCAGCTTACGATCCGAGGGCTGCGTTCGGTATGGGTCTTTGCTACGCAAGGTCAGACAGGGGCGCATGTCATCTAAGACCGTGGACGTTCGGAGCGGAATGCTTGGGTCTCGCACCAAGGGAGACTCCATACTTACCGTACGAGACGCAAGGAAAAGGTGCATGGGTCAAGACTTTGAATGATGTCTTCGCCGCCGTAGACTGTACGGGCGTTTGTCTTTTCATCACGTTCGGTATAGATGCTGTCGGGGACATAGTACCGATGGTAAATGCGGCTACGGGCTTCAACTACACGAACGAAGAATACATAAAGATCGGCGAGAGAGCAAGCAACTTGACAAGGGCCTTCTGGTTCAGGGAAACAGGTGACTTTGGAAGAGATTACGATACGTTGCCGTGGAGGTGTCTGCACGAGCCGCTGCCCTCAGGTCCGGCTAAGGGCAACACCGTTCCATTGGAGCCGATGCTGAACGACTACTACAAGGCTGCAGGATGGGATGCGAACGGCAAACCAACGAAGGCGAAGTTGCAGGAGCTTGGTTTAGAATTCGCTATTGACAAGATATATTAA
- the rpiA gene encoding ribose 5-phosphate isomerase A: MQTISDDRILKARMVAIVDVISREVSNDMVIGIGSGSTIEMLLKELGKFVNERGLNIITVPSSYRSHMLAIAEGLKTASLYEYSSLDLTIDSFDESDEENNVIKGGGAALTREKIIAQAAKRVVYVADYAKMKKILSMPVPIEVLPFALPYVKNAVKRLGGELKLRHGTGKFGPIFSDNGNMIADADFGELKDPLKLEIELKRIAGVVESGIFAKVCHMTYVGQQDGTVRRIEWK, from the coding sequence GTGCAAACCATCAGTGACGATAGAATATTAAAGGCTAGGATGGTGGCAATAGTCGACGTTATATCCAGAGAGGTATCTAATGACATGGTCATCGGTATAGGGAGCGGGTCAACGATCGAGATGCTACTTAAGGAGCTAGGAAAGTTCGTGAACGAAAGAGGCTTAAACATAATCACCGTTCCCTCCTCGTACCGTTCCCACATGTTAGCGATCGCCGAGGGGTTAAAGACGGCATCGCTCTATGAGTATAGCAGTTTAGACTTAACGATTGATAGCTTTGACGAATCAGATGAGGAAAACAACGTAATTAAGGGCGGAGGTGCGGCTTTGACTAGGGAAAAGATAATCGCACAAGCTGCTAAACGTGTGGTTTATGTCGCAGATTACGCAAAGATGAAGAAGATACTTAGCATGCCTGTGCCGATCGAGGTTCTCCCTTTTGCTTTACCGTACGTCAAGAACGCCGTTAAGAGGCTCGGTGGTGAGCTCAAGCTCAGACATGGTACTGGAAAATTCGGACCAATATTCTCTGATAATGGAAATATGATAGCCGATGCGGATTTTGGCGAGCTGAAAGACCCTCTAAAGCTTGAAATAGAGCTTAAACGAATAGCAGGTGTCGTCGAGAGCGGAATCTTTGCAAAAGTCTGCCATATGACCTACGTAGGGCAGCAAGACGGTACTGTGAGGAGGATAGAATGGAAGTAG
- a CDS encoding LysE family translocator codes for MVWESLIPTVVLISVTGALAPGPLFFVTITYGIKSGAKSGFMVALGHSTFEFPLVIAVALGMLSVINIMQAKLFIGIVGSIAIIVFGILQLRGAVRQKATLNSNMGLKMPTNAFLVGLLFTGLNPLFIIWWLTVGMKLVLDSLLLASLVGVCIMYISHVWIDYAWLTFVAHIAKKASNFITERWMKLLMIFLSLTLVILGVVMLLDVLLG; via the coding sequence ATGGTGTGGGAGTCGCTCATACCTACTGTGGTGCTCATTTCAGTTACAGGCGCGCTCGCACCTGGCCCTTTGTTTTTTGTAACGATCACTTATGGGATTAAGAGTGGTGCGAAGTCTGGCTTTATGGTCGCTCTGGGACATTCCACCTTTGAGTTCCCGCTAGTCATAGCTGTAGCGTTGGGTATGCTCTCTGTGATAAACATAATGCAGGCCAAACTCTTCATAGGGATCGTAGGCTCGATCGCGATAATTGTGTTTGGGATCTTGCAGTTGAGAGGTGCGGTTAGACAGAAAGCAACTCTTAACAGCAACATGGGTCTCAAGATGCCCACGAATGCCTTTTTAGTAGGGTTGCTCTTCACGGGGTTGAACCCCCTTTTTATAATTTGGTGGCTTACTGTGGGCATGAAGCTTGTACTGGACTCGCTTTTGCTCGCATCATTGGTAGGTGTCTGCATCATGTACATATCACACGTCTGGATAGATTATGCTTGGCTTACATTCGTCGCACATATTGCAAAAAAAGCGTCAAATTTCATTACTGAGAGGTGGATGAAGTTGCTGATGATATTCTTGAGCCTTACGCTGGTAATCTTGGGAGTGGTTATGCTACTAGACGTCTTATTGGGTTGA
- the prf1 gene encoding peptide chain release factor aRF-1 — MAQKRSSIELYKFKKLLNELASKEGKGTELVSIYVPPDRSISDVINYLRQEYATAANIKSKTTRKNVQDAIERAIQRLKLFSDAKPNGIAVFSGAIPQNGPGTEKVEVYHVIPPEPINTFLYSCDSRFRLEPLLEQLKEKDVYGIIVIDNEEAAIAVVKGKRLEVSKTFTSGVPGKHRAGGQSARRFERLREQNLNEYYKRIADHANEIFLAYPEIRAIILAGPGPTKEAFLKTGYLHYTFRDKIHVVDTSYSGESGIREAITKASEQLKESRLVEEKQLIQRLMGEVVSQNGKAIYGEQAVRNALRSGMLEMLLISEDLDRVEVRIECSNCGYTKLETLNDDEVQVTLPNILSQKCPSCSNQTLQAKKIVPLIDVLIDEAEESGTDVELISGGHEEGEMFKKAFSGLAGFLKGRAGT, encoded by the coding sequence ATGGCTCAGAAAAGGAGCTCTATAGAACTCTATAAGTTCAAGAAGTTGCTAAACGAGTTGGCGAGTAAAGAGGGTAAGGGTACGGAGCTCGTATCGATCTACGTACCGCCTGACAGATCGATATCGGACGTTATTAACTACCTCAGGCAGGAATACGCTACGGCCGCCAACATCAAGTCCAAGACGACAAGGAAGAACGTTCAGGACGCCATCGAGAGGGCCATACAGAGGCTCAAGCTTTTCAGCGATGCTAAGCCCAATGGCATAGCGGTGTTCAGTGGTGCGATCCCGCAGAACGGGCCTGGAACGGAAAAAGTGGAGGTATACCATGTCATACCTCCAGAGCCCATCAACACCTTCTTGTACAGTTGTGACAGCAGGTTCCGGCTTGAACCGCTCCTAGAGCAGCTAAAGGAGAAAGATGTCTATGGGATAATCGTCATAGACAATGAAGAGGCGGCTATTGCAGTTGTCAAAGGTAAGAGGTTAGAGGTTTCAAAGACGTTCACATCAGGTGTTCCGGGAAAGCATAGAGCAGGCGGCCAGTCTGCGAGGAGGTTCGAGAGGTTAAGGGAGCAGAACCTAAACGAGTACTACAAACGCATAGCAGATCATGCTAACGAAATATTCCTGGCATACCCCGAGATCCGTGCTATAATTCTTGCGGGACCTGGTCCAACCAAGGAGGCGTTCTTAAAAACCGGCTACCTGCATTATACTTTCAGGGATAAGATACACGTCGTTGATACGTCGTATTCGGGAGAAAGCGGAATTAGGGAGGCAATAACCAAAGCTTCAGAACAATTGAAGGAATCTAGGCTTGTAGAAGAAAAGCAGCTCATACAACGTTTAATGGGTGAGGTCGTATCTCAGAACGGAAAGGCGATTTACGGTGAGCAGGCCGTAAGGAACGCTTTGAGGAGCGGCATGCTAGAGATGCTGCTCATCTCTGAAGACTTGGACAGGGTTGAGGTAAGGATTGAGTGCAGTAATTGCGGATACACAAAACTCGAGACCTTAAACGACGATGAAGTTCAGGTGACGTTACCTAACATATTGTCACAAAAATGCCCTTCGTGCTCTAATCAGACGCTTCAAGCAAAGAAGATCGTTCCTTTGATAGATGTATTGATCGACGAAGCAGAAGAGAGTGGAACGGACGTCGAGTTAATATCTGGAGGGCATGAGGAGGGGGAGATGTTTAAAAAGGCATTCAGCGGGTTGGCTGGTTTCCTGAAAGGTAGAGCGGGCACATAG
- a CDS encoding trypsin-like peptidase domain-containing protein — MHNLRKIVVVVLVIIASSLVAWFAVNTASTLASLDAKVSELSDNLSRLYKAQNELLNRLENLEESITYVTVTKTVVAVSPVTEIYEQVKDSVVLIRATSYYGTSIGSGFVYDRLGHIITNNHVIEDSYRITVTFLDGTSLTASVVGTDPYSDLAVLKVRTDVVALKPLKLGNSSELMIGEQIVVVGNPFGLAGSVTTGIVSQKGRLLETAYGYSIPGVIQFDAAVNPGNSGGPLLNMKGEVVGITTAIESPIGGFVGVGYAIPSTIIARVVPALIEKGSYAHSWIGIVGMNMNEEIAEAMNVNVTRGVLITDIVPGSPAEKAGLRGGDRTARIGGQTIKVGGDIIIAMNGIPIKTIEEMLTYLEEKTSPGDVVTFSVIRGSKTVQVSVVLGERSPPR, encoded by the coding sequence ATGCATAACCTAAGAAAGATCGTCGTTGTTGTGCTGGTTATCATTGCTTCCTCGTTAGTAGCATGGTTTGCTGTTAATACAGCCTCAACGCTAGCGAGTCTTGATGCCAAGGTATCGGAACTCTCCGACAATCTATCTAGGCTATACAAGGCTCAAAACGAGTTGCTCAACAGGCTAGAAAACCTAGAAGAAAGCATTACGTACGTTACGGTCACGAAGACTGTCGTCGCTGTTAGCCCGGTCACTGAGATCTACGAGCAGGTTAAAGATTCTGTCGTTTTAATCCGGGCAACGTCTTACTATGGCACCTCCATCGGTTCTGGCTTTGTTTATGACAGACTCGGTCATATCATCACCAACAATCACGTAATCGAAGATAGTTATCGTATCACTGTGACTTTTCTTGACGGTACGTCCTTAACCGCCTCGGTCGTTGGAACAGACCCTTACAGCGACTTAGCTGTCCTAAAGGTGAGGACTGACGTCGTAGCTTTGAAGCCACTTAAGCTCGGGAACTCATCGGAGCTGATGATAGGCGAGCAGATCGTCGTAGTCGGAAACCCGTTCGGCTTGGCCGGAAGCGTGACAACAGGCATCGTAAGCCAAAAGGGCAGACTCCTAGAAACCGCTTACGGATATTCTATACCCGGTGTTATACAATTCGATGCTGCTGTGAACCCAGGAAACTCTGGCGGACCACTACTCAACATGAAGGGTGAGGTCGTAGGTATAACTACAGCAATAGAATCACCTATCGGCGGCTTTGTGGGAGTAGGTTACGCGATACCGTCCACGATAATTGCAAGGGTTGTGCCGGCCTTGATAGAGAAAGGGAGTTACGCCCATAGCTGGATAGGCATAGTTGGGATGAACATGAACGAGGAAATTGCTGAAGCTATGAACGTGAACGTAACCAGGGGCGTCTTGATAACGGACATCGTGCCGGGAAGTCCGGCCGAGAAGGCTGGCCTTAGGGGTGGAGACAGGACTGCAAGGATAGGAGGTCAGACGATAAAAGTAGGCGGCGACATCATCATAGCAATGAACGGCATACCCATCAAGACGATAGAGGAGATGCTGACGTATCTTGAGGAGAAGACAAGTCCGGGAGACGTCGTGACGTTTTCCGTCATAAGAGGTTCAAAGACGGTACAGGTGAGCGTGGTGCTTGGGGAGAGGTCTCCGCCGAGATGA
- the pyrH gene encoding UMP kinase, whose product MVLKLSGHLVAIGDKINYQLIADYAKLLRELYDGKGKWVVVVGGGEIARRYVDAARMLGADEVMCDEVAILVTRANAKLMTICLGDLAQQRIPTSTEELRELATNGKIVVMGGLQPGQSTIAVAALAASVIKAERLIVTTDVDGIYTSDPKIDPNAKPLSQVSLSDLSKMVAALPQNAGKYPLIDNLAIAILRRSKITCVYLNGRKLEDVKKAIMGEKVGTLVIP is encoded by the coding sequence TTGGTTCTTAAGCTTAGTGGACACTTAGTAGCGATCGGTGATAAGATAAACTACCAATTGATAGCAGACTATGCGAAGCTCTTGAGAGAGTTGTATGACGGTAAAGGTAAATGGGTAGTTGTCGTTGGGGGCGGCGAGATTGCGAGGAGGTACGTCGATGCCGCCAGGATGCTTGGTGCGGATGAAGTTATGTGCGACGAGGTGGCGATACTGGTAACGAGGGCTAATGCAAAGTTGATGACGATATGCCTTGGTGATCTTGCACAGCAGCGTATACCTACCTCAACGGAAGAGTTAAGGGAGCTTGCCACCAACGGAAAGATAGTCGTAATGGGCGGACTTCAACCAGGCCAGTCGACGATAGCGGTTGCTGCACTGGCCGCCTCGGTCATAAAGGCTGAAAGACTTATAGTCACGACCGACGTAGACGGTATCTACACGTCAGACCCGAAAATTGACCCGAACGCGAAGCCTTTATCACAAGTCTCGCTATCCGACCTATCAAAGATGGTAGCAGCGCTTCCGCAGAATGCGGGAAAATATCCGCTGATCGACAATTTGGCCATAGCTATCTTACGAAGGTCTAAGATAACCTGCGTATATCTAAACGGCAGAAAGTTAGAAGACGTTAAAAAAGCCATAATGGGCGAAAAAGTCGGAACATTGGTTATACCATAA
- a CDS encoding methyltransferase domain-containing protein produces MGKLLNSLSNLLHRSTRYSKSLGPVRDLEKYVQKDWWKHIFDEVYLMTDGDVVNDPKITKEEVDIIIQALELKQDDRVLDLCCGHGRHALELARRSFKNVEGLDISKYLISLARKRASEEGLNVKFTEGDARHLPYPNDYFDAVLILGNSFGYFEDIKDDVVVLKEVHRVLKQQGKILIDLTNGDYIRQNYEPRSWEWIDNKHFVCRERTLSKDGRRLLAREIVVNVDNGVLADQFYGVRLYSFDEIKSLLLKVGFTDVKLHKTLSTVSDRGQDMGMMGNRLIVSARKCARSQSSYSPVEELKTIVVLLGDPRKPDPVKPNGVFDDDDMFAIDELKKALSCIDGYRFVYLNDHEKMVEELMKMRDSIHLVLNLCDEGYMNDPFKELHVPALLDMLGIPYTGAGPRCLAYCYDKSFVKSVAKDLGIPTPKSILVKELSDIDKMQLEFPAIVKPNFGDNSYGITYRNVVKNENELIKVLSWMRECLGYKGPVLLEEYIEGDDLSVGIIGNLPDDYLILPIIKEDYSQVPVEFPRICSYEAKWLKGTPYDKVTSTKIDLPESTRTLLEKWCLLLFERLECRDYARFDWRLSSENVPKLLEVNPNPGWVWDGHLNKMANLAGISYSELLHMIILSAEKRLKLKKYLKVVEKQENTPPER; encoded by the coding sequence ATGGGCAAATTACTGAACTCTTTAAGCAACCTGCTACATCGATCCACGAGATATTCGAAGTCATTAGGTCCCGTAAGGGATCTTGAGAAATATGTACAAAAGGATTGGTGGAAACACATTTTCGACGAAGTCTATTTGATGACCGATGGGGATGTTGTTAACGATCCGAAGATAACTAAAGAAGAGGTTGACATTATAATTCAAGCTCTGGAGCTAAAACAGGATGATAGAGTACTCGATCTTTGCTGTGGACACGGACGTCATGCGTTAGAGCTTGCAAGAAGATCTTTCAAAAACGTTGAAGGTCTAGACATATCAAAATATCTCATCTCATTAGCTAGGAAACGTGCGAGCGAGGAGGGGCTAAACGTAAAATTCACGGAAGGTGACGCTAGACACCTTCCTTATCCAAACGATTACTTTGATGCGGTCTTAATACTTGGAAACAGTTTTGGATACTTCGAGGATATAAAAGATGATGTAGTGGTCTTAAAGGAGGTTCACAGAGTTCTTAAACAACAAGGAAAAATACTAATAGATTTGACAAATGGTGACTATATTAGACAAAACTACGAGCCGAGATCTTGGGAATGGATAGACAACAAGCACTTCGTATGTAGAGAAAGAACTTTGTCGAAGGACGGTCGTAGATTGCTTGCAAGAGAAATCGTGGTAAATGTAGATAATGGTGTTCTCGCGGACCAATTTTATGGTGTACGTCTTTATTCCTTTGACGAGATAAAGTCTCTGCTGTTAAAGGTTGGTTTCACTGACGTCAAATTACACAAAACCTTGTCTACGGTGTCCGACAGGGGCCAAGATATGGGGATGATGGGCAACAGGTTGATAGTGTCGGCAAGGAAGTGTGCACGGTCTCAGAGTTCTTACAGCCCGGTCGAAGAGTTAAAAACGATCGTCGTCCTTCTTGGTGACCCTAGAAAACCTGACCCGGTAAAACCAAATGGTGTATTCGATGACGACGACATGTTCGCCATAGACGAGCTTAAGAAGGCATTGTCGTGTATCGATGGTTATCGGTTTGTTTATCTTAACGACCACGAAAAGATGGTCGAAGAGCTTATGAAAATGCGTGATTCCATCCATCTTGTGCTAAATCTTTGCGATGAAGGGTACATGAACGATCCATTCAAGGAACTTCATGTTCCAGCCTTATTAGACATGTTGGGGATACCATACACGGGTGCAGGCCCAAGATGTCTCGCATACTGTTACGACAAATCGTTCGTTAAAAGCGTGGCAAAGGATCTTGGCATCCCGACACCAAAATCGATCTTAGTGAAAGAATTATCGGATATAGACAAAATGCAACTTGAATTTCCGGCCATAGTCAAGCCTAACTTCGGTGATAACAGTTATGGCATAACTTACAGAAACGTGGTGAAAAACGAGAACGAGTTAATTAAAGTGCTATCTTGGATGAGGGAGTGTTTAGGTTACAAGGGACCTGTGCTTTTGGAAGAATACATAGAGGGCGACGACCTCTCAGTAGGAATCATAGGAAACTTGCCAGACGATTATTTGATACTTCCGATAATTAAGGAGGATTATTCTCAAGTACCGGTTGAGTTTCCGAGAATATGTAGCTACGAGGCTAAATGGCTTAAGGGTACACCATATGATAAAGTCACGTCAACTAAGATAGATTTACCAGAAAGTACGAGAACGCTACTGGAGAAATGGTGCCTGTTACTCTTTGAGAGGCTTGAATGTAGAGATTATGCAAGGTTCGATTGGAGATTGAGTAGCGAAAATGTGCCCAAGCTACTCGAAGTAAATCCAAACCCGGGTTGGGTATGGGACGGTCATCTCAACAAGATGGCAAATCTGGCAGGTATTTCGTATTCTGAACTGCTCCATATGATAATCCTATCGGCTGAGAAACGGCTTAAACTTAAAAAATATTTAAAAGTAGTGGAAAAGCAAGAAAATACGCCGCCAGAACGTTAA
- a CDS encoding mandelate racemase/muconate lactonizing enzyme family protein, translated as MKIESVRAFIMKKPLEKPLVTSKAEIKERATAIVQVRTTDGIDGLGEGVGVPNAIKEIVERNFAPMLVGEDPFDIERLWKKMFQRLYWEPKGAWICAISAVDMALWDIVGKALDVPVYKLLGGLYRDKLEAYASDIFWDDTEEMAKKAASFINQGFRYVKCHIGKGFGQDDVRVRAMRKAIGKDAELMVDINCGYDRPTAIRFAEIFEENEVFWYEEPLPPFDLEGYRVLKDYTDLPIAAGENEFTKYGFRDMFLKGAVDYAMPDLARVGGILEGKKVCALAESFNVVCSPHVFSTGILLAATLHLMASTPGTELLELDTTGTGIIDEVLTEPLEVRDGYVYVPKGPGLGVQLSEKAKRYLLQ; from the coding sequence ATGAAAATAGAAAGCGTTAGGGCTTTCATCATGAAAAAACCACTCGAGAAGCCCCTAGTAACCTCTAAAGCCGAGATCAAGGAAAGAGCTACCGCCATAGTCCAGGTCAGGACTACCGACGGAATCGATGGGTTGGGCGAGGGAGTTGGTGTACCTAACGCAATAAAGGAGATAGTCGAAAGGAACTTTGCGCCCATGCTGGTCGGCGAGGATCCGTTCGATATCGAGAGGTTATGGAAAAAGATGTTCCAGAGATTGTACTGGGAGCCAAAGGGAGCGTGGATTTGCGCTATAAGCGCAGTCGATATGGCGCTCTGGGATATAGTCGGTAAAGCCTTAGACGTTCCTGTATACAAACTACTTGGCGGATTGTACAGGGATAAGCTGGAGGCATATGCGAGCGACATATTCTGGGACGATACTGAAGAGATGGCCAAGAAAGCGGCTTCTTTTATCAACCAAGGTTTCAGGTACGTGAAGTGCCACATAGGTAAAGGGTTCGGGCAAGACGATGTAAGGGTCAGAGCCATGAGAAAGGCGATCGGGAAAGATGCCGAGCTCATGGTCGACATAAACTGTGGCTACGATAGACCCACAGCCATAAGATTTGCGGAAATATTCGAAGAGAACGAGGTGTTCTGGTACGAAGAACCTTTGCCACCATTCGACTTAGAAGGTTACAGAGTGTTGAAGGATTACACCGACTTACCGATAGCCGCTGGTGAAAACGAGTTCACAAAGTACGGGTTTAGGGACATGTTTCTTAAGGGCGCAGTGGATTATGCTATGCCTGACCTAGCGAGGGTCGGTGGCATACTTGAAGGGAAAAAGGTCTGTGCTCTTGCGGAGTCGTTCAACGTCGTATGCTCACCGCATGTGTTCTCGACAGGCATCTTGCTAGCGGCGACTCTACATTTAATGGCAAGCACTCCCGGAACTGAGCTCCTCGAGCTGGACACAACGGGCACAGGAATAATAGACGAAGTTCTAACCGAGCCGCTGGAAGTTCGGGACGGTTACGTATACGTACCAAAAGGACCTGGTTTAGGTGTTCAGCTTAGCGAGAAGGCGAAAAGATACCTGCTACAATGA
- a CDS encoding DMT family transporter, with protein MLGETLTLAAALCWAAGASLYKIGLRNMSPIKLNLVRSCAAAILLLIFVLVLDKSKYFLLLCTPSAAYLLAASLIGWALGDTLYLISLKHIGVSHAVPLTYSYPLFLVPMSIFILREPFTLNIAAGTILIVLAVWLLGGQRKLQFEGSAKLGFIAGILTAICWASGVTLFKLIVESFDPVFAAFFKILVVLPFLAAYLKILGRRDSSPDVSPKKSEVVAAILGGLVSVGLGDMIYLVGLSLTQANTAVPLGSSTPIFSAVLAAIFLKEKLTKRSIISSVLVVFGATLLLGPIR; from the coding sequence ATGCTTGGAGAGACTCTGACACTTGCCGCGGCCTTATGCTGGGCTGCTGGTGCCAGTCTTTACAAGATTGGCTTAAGGAACATGAGCCCGATCAAGCTGAATCTCGTCAGGAGTTGCGCTGCGGCAATACTTCTTTTGATATTTGTACTCGTTCTGGATAAAAGCAAATACTTCCTTTTGTTGTGTACACCATCGGCAGCTTACCTTCTCGCAGCCTCCCTCATAGGCTGGGCACTCGGCGATACACTGTATCTCATTAGCCTGAAGCACATAGGCGTATCCCACGCGGTGCCATTAACGTACTCCTATCCACTCTTCTTGGTCCCGATGAGCATATTCATACTTCGGGAACCATTTACTCTGAACATCGCCGCAGGCACGATCTTAATAGTGCTAGCGGTGTGGCTGCTCGGTGGTCAGAGAAAATTACAGTTTGAAGGGTCGGCTAAACTTGGCTTCATAGCCGGGATCTTGACCGCTATCTGCTGGGCCTCGGGTGTGACGTTGTTCAAGCTAATCGTGGAGAGCTTCGACCCGGTATTCGCGGCGTTTTTCAAGATCCTGGTCGTCTTACCATTCCTCGCGGCATATCTTAAGATCTTGGGTCGTCGAGATTCATCCCCTGACGTTTCGCCAAAAAAATCAGAAGTCGTCGCGGCCATATTGGGCGGACTAGTGTCCGTAGGTTTAGGTGACATGATCTATTTAGTGGGGCTAAGTTTAACACAAGCGAACACCGCCGTACCCCTTGGGTCTTCCACTCCCATATTCTCTGCGGTATTGGCTGCGATCTTCTTGAAGGAGAAGTTGACGAAAAGGTCCATAATTAGTTCAGTATTGGTTGTGTTTGGAGCGACGCTCCTCCTAGGTCCAATTCGTTAG